From the Pseudomonas syringae KCTC 12500 genome, the window AAGTGCTGGTGGTCAAAGGCGATGCCTACCTGATCGATTTCGAGGGTGAGCCGGCCCGCGCACTTGAAGAGCGCCGTGCCAAGCACAGCCCGTTCAAGGATGTCAGCGGTGTCCTGCGCTCCTTCGACTACGCTGCGGCGATGGCTGTACGCAGTGCGCAAAGCGTCGACACGTCGCCCGAGGCGGCCGAGGCGCGCAAACGTGTGGCCGATACCTACCTGGCGCAAGCGCGGGAAACCTTTATCGAGGGTTATCGCTCGGCGACCACCGGCATTGCCCATGCCTGGAAAGATGCGAAAGGGGAGGACGCTGCACTCGAGCTGTTCACCCTTGAAAAAGCTGCTTATGAAGTGATCTACGAAGCCGAGAACCGTCCAGCCTGGCTGGCCGTTCCCTTGCAAGGCTTGCGTGGACTGCTGCAATCGTCTGATGGAGAGTCAATATGAATGCGCCTGATAAAGCCGGCACGCGCCACCGCGCGATTCCCGCTGCTGTGGACCTCGACGCGCTGATCCGTGCTGAACACCGTGACCCGTTCTCTATCCTCGGCCCGCATGGCGATGGCGGCAGCGGGCAGTACGTCCGCGCCTATCTGCCCGCAGCCTTGAGTGTCCGCCTGCTGGCCAGGGATGACGGTCGCGAACTGGGCGAGATGGAAATGAGCGAAGTGCCGGGGTTTTTCGTCGGCCACCTCGAGCATCCGCAGCCTTACCTGCTGAAAATCAACTGGGCCGGTGGTGAACAGATCACCGAGGACCCCTACAGCTTTGGCCCGCTGCTGGGCGAGATGGACCTCTACCTGTTTGCCGAGGGTAATCATCGCGACCTGAGCAGCTGTCTGGGCGCGCAGGTCACCAGCGTCGATGGCGTGGACGGTGTGCGTTTTGCGGTCTGGGCGCCCAATGCGCGTCGTGTTTCGGTGGTTGGCAGCTTCAACAGTTGGGATGGCCGTCGCCATCCGATGCGCATGCGCCACCCGACCGGGGTATGGGAGATTTTCGTCCCGCGTCTGCAGCCCGGTGAGGTCTACAAGTACGAGATTCTCGGTGCTCACGGGATTCTGCCGCTGAAAAGCGACCCGATGGCCCTGGCCACCACACTACCGCCCGATACCGCGTCGAAGATCTCTGCGCCGTTGCAGTTCGAGTGGAGTGACCAGGAGTGGCTGCAATCAAGGGCAGACCGTCACGAAGTCACTGCACCGTTATCAATCTACGAGTTGCACGCCGGCTCCTGGCAAATGGAGCAGGTCGACGACAATCAATGGCGGCAGTACAACTGGCGTGAACTGGCTGATCGACTGATTCCTTACGTCAAGGAACTTGGCTTCACGCACATCGAGCTGATGCCGATCATGGAGCACCCGTTCGGTGGTTCATGGGGCTATCAACTGCTGGCCCAGTTCGCGCCCACTGCCCGTTACGGTTCGCCGGAAGATTTCGCCTTCTTCGTCGACGCCTGTCACCGCGCTGAAATCGGCGTCATTCTTGACTGGGTTCCGGCGCATTTCCCGACCGATACTCATGGTCTGGCGCAGTTCGACGGTACTTGCCTGTACGAGTACGCCGACCCCAAGGAGGGCTTCCATCAGGACTGGAACACCCTGATCTACAATCTGGGACGCACCGAGGTTCATGGCTTCATGCTTGCCTCGGCACTGCACTGGCTCAAGCATTACCACATCGACGGTCTGCGCGTGGATGCGGTGGCGTCGATGCTGTACCGCGACTATTCGCGTAATGCAGGCGAATGGGTTACGAATCGCTTCGGCGGCCGCGAAAACCTCGAGGCCATCGACTTCCTGCGTCATTTGAACGACGTGGTTGCACTGGAAGCCCCTGGGACCATGGTGATTGCAGAAGAGTCGACCGCCTGGCCGGGTGTCAGCGAGCCGACCCAGCAGGGTGGGCTTGGCTTCAATTACAAGTGGAACATGGGCTGGATGCATGACTCGCTGCATTACATGGAAGAGGACCCGATCAACCGTGGGCATCACCATGGCATGCTGACCTTCAGCCTGGTGTATGCGTGGTCCGAGCGTTTTGTACTGCCTATTTCCCACGACGAAGTGGTACACGGCAAACATTCGCTGATCGACAAGATGCCGGGTGACCGCTGGCAGAAATTCGCCAACCTGCGCGCTTATCTGTCCTTCATGTGGACGCACCCCGGCAAGAAGCTGCTGTTCATGGGCTGCGAATTCGGCCAATGGCGCGAGTGGAATCACGACAGGGAGCTGGACTGGTACTTGATGCAATATGCCGAGCACGTGGGCGTGAAGAACCTGGTCGGCGATCTGAACCGCCTCTATCGAGACGAAAAGGCGCTGCACGAGCGCGATGCAGACCCTGCCGGCTTCCAGTGGCTGGTCGGCGATGACAGTGCCAACAGCGTGTTTGCGTACCTGCGCTGGAGCAACGAGGGTGAACCGCTGCTGGTGGTCGCCAACATGACCCCGGTGCCGCGCATGGACTACCGCCTTGGCGCACCGATGCGAGGTGCATGGACGGAGTTGCTGAACAGTGACGCGGAAACCTATGCAGGCTCCAACTTTGGCAATGGTGGCGAGGTCATGACTGAAGCCGAGCCGGCGCATGGGATGGAGGATTCGCTGGTGCTGAATCTGCCACCACTCGCGGTGCTCATCCTCAAACCGAAGAAAGACTGACCAAGTCGCGTCCCCGCGCTGACGGTCGTGCTACCACACCAGCCTGAACCCCAGGCTGGTGTTCACTCCCTCCGCTCCATGCTCGCCCAGATCGCCCAGATAATCAGCGCTCAAGTGCAGACTGGCGTTGCTGCTCAATATCGCTACCATCCCTGCGCCAATACTGCCCGTCGTTGACCGATGCGCGGTTCTTATCTGCTCTGCGTGATCGAAGGTCAGCGTGTCATGGCCGTCTTTGGTGTGCCAGAGGTTGGCGCGCAGATAAGGCTCTATCGGTACGCTGCTCACTTGATAGTGTCCCTTGAAACGCACGCCGATGCGCCCTGTGGTGTACGCCTGACTGTCGAACCCGAGATGGGCAATGCCGTCATCCTGATCCTGCAGGTCTACGCTTTGGTAGATGATCTGTAACTGGGGCTCTGCAACCCAGCGCTGTGAGAGCGGCAGCGGATAACCTGTCTCGACAGACAGGCTCATGACGTGGCCTTCAGTGTCGACACCGATGCCCCTGACAGAGCGGCTGCGGCCATCCAGGCGTGTGCCCATCGCCACTGCGTCGACGTATCCGCCATTCGGTGTGGTCAGCGTCCAGTAGGCGCCCAGGCTCTCGCCCTGCAGTTTCAGATGCCCTGTCCGGTAGTCGCTGAAACCTTCTGCAAAACCCTTCACCTTGCCGTCCAGACGGTTATGCGCGACGAACAGGCCGGCGTGCTGAGTCTGCCCGCTGTCCTGTTGCCAAACATACAGGGCATGGCCTATCTGATAACCCTTGAATGAAGCGTCCAGGCCAGGGCTCACGTCTCCCGACCAGCGTTGCCTGAAGTCGCTGCCGAACACGCGCGCCCAACCCGCTGGCGTCGTGCCGTTTTGCGTCAGCAGGGCTTGATCCCCCTGACGTTCATGAAAGGTGCCCAGTGAGCTCAGGGCCAGGACCGCAGCGGCAGGAGCCACCACGGAGTAGTTGGCGACCTCGGGCCGGTACAGCGCGATGGGCGCGGCTCCGCGAACGGGTTCAGGCAGTGGCGGGGTTCCTATCGCGGGGACTGGCAGCGTGACTGCTGGCGTGACAGGGGGTGGGCTGTTCGGCTCGGGCTCGGGTGCAGGGTTTGGGGGAGGGTCAGGTACAGGTAGTGGTGTGGGTGCAGGTTCGGGAGCAGGCTCAGGCTGCGGTGTAGGTGTAGGTGTAGGTGTAGGTGTAGGCTCGGGAACAGGAACAGGTGTTGGCAGTGGGGTTGGCTGCGCAGGTTCTGGGGTGGGCTCGGCAGGAGCAGGAGCTGGCGTTGGCGGGGCAATCACCGCGGAGCGCAGGAACCAGCTGTTCTCAGAGCCGGCAGTCGCGCCGCCCTTGAACAGGTAATACTGATAAGCACCTGCAGACAGCGGATTTTGCAACGAAAAGGCACTGCTTTCGCTGGTTGCTCCGTTGATGGCTTGTACCACTTCGATGCCATTGCCGCGGGTCAGGGCGCCCAGCCCACCCGAGTTGCTGACGATCATGCGTGTAGAACCGCTGATTCGACCCTGTGCCACGACCAGTCGGTCGCTGTCGGATGCATCATCGCCCAGTGCCGATAGCAACAGCAGTCGCCCGTTCTGGCCGGTGTAATTGCCGGTCACCGTCAATGTGCCAGTGAGCGAACGGCCTGCATCGCTGACGTCCAGCGTTCCGGCATTCTCCAGTGAGGCAAGGGAACCGGCGCTGAACGGCGCAATGCTGCCCGAGGTCGAGGTCAGCGTACTGGCGGAATCGATGTTCAGAACGCCGGTGTCACTCACGCTATCGCCGAGTACCAGCGTGCCGGCCAGATTCAGCTGCGAGCCGTTGCTCACGTTGACCGTTTCCCAGTTGGCATAGCGACCCGGCTGTGATGATACGGTGTTATCGAAGGTCAACAGGTCGTTGCCCGGGCCGCCGTCGAGCAGCGGGTTGGCGCTCAGGTAGTATTCGCTCAGGTTGTAGAGGCGCGCCGTATCATTGCCATCGGCCATCAACACGTTGCTGCGTGCGTAACCGCCGTTCAGCCAGTTGAAATTGTCATTGCCAACGCTGGTGCGAACTTCGCCACGAATCTCGCCGCCACTGAGGGTGACCAGGTCGTCACCGCCACTGACGCTGACATTGCCGCCAACAATGCCGCCCGACAAGGTAATCGTGTCCCGGCCAAAGCCGGTGACCAGATTGTTGATGATGGTGCTACCGGACATCTCGAATACATTGTTGTCCAGCTTCATGTCCACGCGACCGATGCTGCCCCCGGTCATCACTGCAACGTCGCCATCCTCGAACGCGCGGGTGAGGGTGCCGCCGGTCATGAGGAAGGTATCCCGCCCATCACCTTGGGCCAGAGCGCCCAGCGTGCCGCCGCTCATGACAAAGTCGTCGGGATCATCGCCTTGGTTCAGATCGCCGCTGACCTCACCCGCAGAGAGGGTGAAGCGGTCAATCCCCGCCCCTTGGATTACGTTGCCCAGAATGCGCCCCGACTGCATGTCCACGCGATCCATTCCCGGACCGAACAGGACATTGCCGGACACGGTGCCCGTTCCGCCCAGCGGGAAGATCAGCACGTGGTCGCCGTTGAGCGCGCTAAACGGCCCGCTGCCACCGCCGTCACAGACCTGAGTACCCGCCGATGGAAAGGAGGAAAGGCTGCAGGCGCCTTCGGCCCAGGAAGGGATAATTGCCAGTATCACCACCGGCAGCACGTTGCAGGTCTGATAAAAATGGACACAACGGATTTTCATGACAGCACTCCCGTCCAGGCTGGCAGCAGGGAGGCAATCGAGAGGGATCGAGGCGCCAGACTGCTACGCAAAGCGGCGTCTCACCCAGGTGGGCGACGAACACTTTGCAAGCCTGTTTCGAGGCTCGCACTATCAAGTCAAGAAGTCGTTGCTGAATGCGTCAAGAAGTTGACCGACCGACGGCGGGATTTAAGCTTTATCTACTAACTATTGGAACTACAAGCGAAAAGCTTATGCCGCAAAGGTACTGTTGCGGCCGATCATTGCGCTTGAGCGGCGTGCCGCGACAACCAGATTGTCAGGGCCAGCGCGCACACCGATAGCAGGGCTGCATAGAAAAATATCCAGTCATAGCCCTGGCCCAAGGCAATTGCGCCCATTGCCGGCCCTGCGATTGCCAGTGCCAGGTCGAAGAATACCGCGTAGGCGCTCAGGCCGGCGCCGCGGCTAGGGGTGGGCACGCTCTTGATAGCCTCTACGCCGAGCGCCGGGTAGACCAGCGACAGCCCCACGCCGGTCAGTCCGGCCCCTGCAAGGGCAACGCCGCTGCTCGGAGAAAGCCAGAGCATCAGCAGTCCACAGATTTCTACCGCCATGCACAGGATGGCCGCGTTATAGCCGCCCAGCCGATTGATCGCGCCGATGAACAGCAGGCGGGCGAGGATAAAGCACACACCGAACATGCTCAGGCAATAGGCCGCGCCTTCCCAGCCACGATC encodes:
- the glgB gene encoding 1,4-alpha-glucan branching protein GlgB, with the protein product MNAPDKAGTRHRAIPAAVDLDALIRAEHRDPFSILGPHGDGGSGQYVRAYLPAALSVRLLARDDGRELGEMEMSEVPGFFVGHLEHPQPYLLKINWAGGEQITEDPYSFGPLLGEMDLYLFAEGNHRDLSSCLGAQVTSVDGVDGVRFAVWAPNARRVSVVGSFNSWDGRRHPMRMRHPTGVWEIFVPRLQPGEVYKYEILGAHGILPLKSDPMALATTLPPDTASKISAPLQFEWSDQEWLQSRADRHEVTAPLSIYELHAGSWQMEQVDDNQWRQYNWRELADRLIPYVKELGFTHIELMPIMEHPFGGSWGYQLLAQFAPTARYGSPEDFAFFVDACHRAEIGVILDWVPAHFPTDTHGLAQFDGTCLYEYADPKEGFHQDWNTLIYNLGRTEVHGFMLASALHWLKHYHIDGLRVDAVASMLYRDYSRNAGEWVTNRFGGRENLEAIDFLRHLNDVVALEAPGTMVIAEESTAWPGVSEPTQQGGLGFNYKWNMGWMHDSLHYMEEDPINRGHHHGMLTFSLVYAWSERFVLPISHDEVVHGKHSLIDKMPGDRWQKFANLRAYLSFMWTHPGKKLLFMGCEFGQWREWNHDRELDWYLMQYAEHVGVKNLVGDLNRLYRDEKALHERDADPAGFQWLVGDDSANSVFAYLRWSNEGEPLLVVANMTPVPRMDYRLGAPMRGAWTELLNSDAETYAGSNFGNGGEVMTEAEPAHGMEDSLVLNLPPLAVLILKPKKD
- a CDS encoding autotransporter outer membrane beta-barrel domain-containing protein, which encodes MKIRCVHFYQTCNVLPVVILAIIPSWAEGACSLSSFPSAGTQVCDGGGSGPFSALNGDHVLIFPLGGTGTVSGNVLFGPGMDRVDMQSGRILGNVIQGAGIDRFTLSAGEVSGDLNQGDDPDDFVMSGGTLGALAQGDGRDTFLMTGGTLTRAFEDGDVAVMTGGSIGRVDMKLDNNVFEMSGSTIINNLVTGFGRDTITLSGGIVGGNVSVSGGDDLVTLSGGEIRGEVRTSVGNDNFNWLNGGYARSNVLMADGNDTARLYNLSEYYLSANPLLDGGPGNDLLTFDNTVSSQPGRYANWETVNVSNGSQLNLAGTLVLGDSVSDTGVLNIDSASTLTSTSGSIAPFSAGSLASLENAGTLDVSDAGRSLTGTLTVTGNYTGQNGRLLLLSALGDDASDSDRLVVAQGRISGSTRMIVSNSGGLGALTRGNGIEVVQAINGATSESSAFSLQNPLSAGAYQYYLFKGGATAGSENSWFLRSAVIAPPTPAPAPAEPTPEPAQPTPLPTPVPVPEPTPTPTPTPTPQPEPAPEPAPTPLPVPDPPPNPAPEPEPNSPPPVTPAVTLPVPAIGTPPLPEPVRGAAPIALYRPEVANYSVVAPAAAVLALSSLGTFHERQGDQALLTQNGTTPAGWARVFGSDFRQRWSGDVSPGLDASFKGYQIGHALYVWQQDSGQTQHAGLFVAHNRLDGKVKGFAEGFSDYRTGHLKLQGESLGAYWTLTTPNGGYVDAVAMGTRLDGRSRSVRGIGVDTEGHVMSLSVETGYPLPLSQRWVAEPQLQIIYQSVDLQDQDDGIAHLGFDSQAYTTGRIGVRFKGHYQVSSVPIEPYLRANLWHTKDGHDTLTFDHAEQIRTAHRSTTGSIGAGMVAILSSNASLHLSADYLGDLGEHGAEGVNTSLGFRLVW